A genomic region of Pseudorca crassidens isolate mPseCra1 chromosome 10, mPseCra1.hap1, whole genome shotgun sequence contains the following coding sequences:
- the LOC137231778 gene encoding BOLA class I histocompatibility antigen, alpha chain BL3-7-like isoform X3 has translation MASRTLLLLLTGALALTETWAGSHSLRYFNTAVSRPGRGEPRFIAVGYVDDTQFVRFDSDAPNPRMEPRAPWVEQEGPEYWDRETRGCKENAQTYRAGLDTLRGYYNQSKAGSHTLQWMYGCDVGPDGRLLRGYSQDAYDGADYIALNEDLRSWTAADAAAQITKGKWEAAGAAEHHRNYLEGRCVEWLLKYLETGKDTLQRADPPKTHVTHHPTSDREVTLRCWALGFYPEEISLTWQRDGEDQTQDMELVETRPSGDGTFQKWAALVVPSGEEQRYTCHVQHEGLQEPLTLRWEPPQPTIAIIGLIVGLVLLVVTGAVVAGAVIWRKKHSVGDQVTST, from the exons ATGGCGTCGCGAACCCTCCTTCTGCTCCTCACGGGGGCCCTGGCTCTGACCGAGACCTGGGCGG gctcCCACTCCCTGAGGTATTTCAACACCGCGGTGTCCCGGCCCGGCCGCGGGGAGCCCCGCTTCATCGCCGTCGGCTACGTGGACGACACGCAGTTCGTGCGGTTCGACAGCGACGCCCCGAATCCGAGGATGGAGCCGCGGGCGCCGTGGGTGGAGCAGGAGGGGCCGGAGTACTGGGATCGGGAGACGCGGGGCTGCAAGGAAAACGCACAGACTTACCGAGCGGGCCTGGACACCCTGCGCGGCTACTACAACCAGAGCAAGGCCG GGTCTCACACCCTCCAGTGGATGTACGGCTGCGACGTGGGGCCGGACGGTCGCCTCCTCCGCGGGTACAGCCAGGACGCCTACGACGGCGCCGATTACATCGCCCTGAACGAGGACCTGCGCTCCTGGACCGCGGCCGACGCGGCGGCTCAGATCACCAAGGGCAAGTGGGAGGCGGCCGGTGCTGCGGAGCACCACAGGAACTACCTGGAGGGCAGGTGTGTGGAGTGGCTCCTCAAATACCTGGAGACCGGGAAGGACACGCTGCAGCGCGCAG ACCCTCCAAAGACACACGTGACCCACCACCCCACCTCTGACCGTGAGGTCACCCTGaggtgctgggccctgggcttcTACCCTGAGGAGATCTCACTGACCTGGCAGCGTGATGGGGAGGATCAGACCCAGGACATGGAGCTTGTGGAGACCAGGCCTTCAGGGGACGGAACCTTCCAGAAGTGGGCGGCCCTGGTGGTGCCTTCTGGAGAGGAGCAGAGATACACGTGCCATGTGCAGCACGAGGGGCTTCAGGAGCCCCTCACCCTGAGATGGG aaCCTCCTCAGCCCACCATCGCCATCATAGGCCTCATTGTTGGCCTGGTTCTCTTGGTGGTCACTGGAGCCGTGGTGGCTGGAGCTGTGATCTGGAGGAAGAAGCACTCAG TTGGGGACCAGGTTACCAGCACTTGA
- the LOC137231778 gene encoding BOLA class I histocompatibility antigen, alpha chain BL3-7-like isoform X2 encodes MASRTLLLLLTGALALTETWAGSHSLRYFNTAVSRPGRGEPRFIAVGYVDDTQFVRFDSDAPNPRMEPRAPWVEQEGPEYWDRETRGCKENAQTYRAGLDTLRGYYNQSKAGSHTLQWMYGCDVGPDGRLLRGYSQDAYDGADYIALNEDLRSWTAADAAAQITKGKWEAAGAAEHHRNYLEGRCVEWLLKYLETGKDTLQRADPPKTHVTHHPTSDREVTLRCWALGFYPEEISLTWQRDGEDQTQDMELVETRPSGDGTFQKWAALVVPSGEEQRYTCHVQHEGLQEPLTLRWEPPQPTIAIIGLIVGLVLLVVTGAVVAGAVIWRKKHSGEKGGSYTQAAM; translated from the exons ATGGCGTCGCGAACCCTCCTTCTGCTCCTCACGGGGGCCCTGGCTCTGACCGAGACCTGGGCGG gctcCCACTCCCTGAGGTATTTCAACACCGCGGTGTCCCGGCCCGGCCGCGGGGAGCCCCGCTTCATCGCCGTCGGCTACGTGGACGACACGCAGTTCGTGCGGTTCGACAGCGACGCCCCGAATCCGAGGATGGAGCCGCGGGCGCCGTGGGTGGAGCAGGAGGGGCCGGAGTACTGGGATCGGGAGACGCGGGGCTGCAAGGAAAACGCACAGACTTACCGAGCGGGCCTGGACACCCTGCGCGGCTACTACAACCAGAGCAAGGCCG GGTCTCACACCCTCCAGTGGATGTACGGCTGCGACGTGGGGCCGGACGGTCGCCTCCTCCGCGGGTACAGCCAGGACGCCTACGACGGCGCCGATTACATCGCCCTGAACGAGGACCTGCGCTCCTGGACCGCGGCCGACGCGGCGGCTCAGATCACCAAGGGCAAGTGGGAGGCGGCCGGTGCTGCGGAGCACCACAGGAACTACCTGGAGGGCAGGTGTGTGGAGTGGCTCCTCAAATACCTGGAGACCGGGAAGGACACGCTGCAGCGCGCAG ACCCTCCAAAGACACACGTGACCCACCACCCCACCTCTGACCGTGAGGTCACCCTGaggtgctgggccctgggcttcTACCCTGAGGAGATCTCACTGACCTGGCAGCGTGATGGGGAGGATCAGACCCAGGACATGGAGCTTGTGGAGACCAGGCCTTCAGGGGACGGAACCTTCCAGAAGTGGGCGGCCCTGGTGGTGCCTTCTGGAGAGGAGCAGAGATACACGTGCCATGTGCAGCACGAGGGGCTTCAGGAGCCCCTCACCCTGAGATGGG aaCCTCCTCAGCCCACCATCGCCATCATAGGCCTCATTGTTGGCCTGGTTCTCTTGGTGGTCACTGGAGCCGTGGTGGCTGGAGCTGTGATCTGGAGGAAGAAGCACTCAG GTGAAAAAGGAGGGAGCTACACTCAGGCTGCAA TGTGA
- the LOC137231778 gene encoding BOLA class I histocompatibility antigen, alpha chain BL3-6-like isoform X1, with protein MASRTLLLLLTGALALTETWAGSHSLRYFNTAVSRPGRGEPRFIAVGYVDDTQFVRFDSDAPNPRMEPRAPWVEQEGPEYWDRETRGCKENAQTYRAGLDTLRGYYNQSKAGSHTLQWMYGCDVGPDGRLLRGYSQDAYDGADYIALNEDLRSWTAADAAAQITKGKWEAAGAAEHHRNYLEGRCVEWLLKYLETGKDTLQRADPPKTHVTHHPTSDREVTLRCWALGFYPEEISLTWQRDGEDQTQDMELVETRPSGDGTFQKWAALVVPSGEEQRYTCHVQHEGLQEPLTLRWEPPQPTIAIIGLIVGLVLLVVTGAVVAGAVIWRKKHSGEKGGSYTQAANSDSAQGSDVSLTDPKV; from the exons ATGGCGTCGCGAACCCTCCTTCTGCTCCTCACGGGGGCCCTGGCTCTGACCGAGACCTGGGCGG gctcCCACTCCCTGAGGTATTTCAACACCGCGGTGTCCCGGCCCGGCCGCGGGGAGCCCCGCTTCATCGCCGTCGGCTACGTGGACGACACGCAGTTCGTGCGGTTCGACAGCGACGCCCCGAATCCGAGGATGGAGCCGCGGGCGCCGTGGGTGGAGCAGGAGGGGCCGGAGTACTGGGATCGGGAGACGCGGGGCTGCAAGGAAAACGCACAGACTTACCGAGCGGGCCTGGACACCCTGCGCGGCTACTACAACCAGAGCAAGGCCG GGTCTCACACCCTCCAGTGGATGTACGGCTGCGACGTGGGGCCGGACGGTCGCCTCCTCCGCGGGTACAGCCAGGACGCCTACGACGGCGCCGATTACATCGCCCTGAACGAGGACCTGCGCTCCTGGACCGCGGCCGACGCGGCGGCTCAGATCACCAAGGGCAAGTGGGAGGCGGCCGGTGCTGCGGAGCACCACAGGAACTACCTGGAGGGCAGGTGTGTGGAGTGGCTCCTCAAATACCTGGAGACCGGGAAGGACACGCTGCAGCGCGCAG ACCCTCCAAAGACACACGTGACCCACCACCCCACCTCTGACCGTGAGGTCACCCTGaggtgctgggccctgggcttcTACCCTGAGGAGATCTCACTGACCTGGCAGCGTGATGGGGAGGATCAGACCCAGGACATGGAGCTTGTGGAGACCAGGCCTTCAGGGGACGGAACCTTCCAGAAGTGGGCGGCCCTGGTGGTGCCTTCTGGAGAGGAGCAGAGATACACGTGCCATGTGCAGCACGAGGGGCTTCAGGAGCCCCTCACCCTGAGATGGG aaCCTCCTCAGCCCACCATCGCCATCATAGGCCTCATTGTTGGCCTGGTTCTCTTGGTGGTCACTGGAGCCGTGGTGGCTGGAGCTGTGATCTGGAGGAAGAAGCACTCAG GTGAAAAAGGAGGGAGCTACACTCAGGCTGCAA ACAGTGACAGTGCTCAGGGCTCTGATGTGTCTCTCACGGATCCTAAAG TGTGA
- the LOC137231778 gene encoding BOLA class I histocompatibility antigen, alpha chain BL3-7-like isoform X4 translates to MASRTLLLLLTGALALTETWAGSHSLRYFNTAVSRPGRGEPRFIAVGYVDDTQFVRFDSDAPNPRMEPRAPWVEQEGPEYWDRETRGCKENAQTYRAGLDTLRGYYNQSKAGSHTLQWMYGCDVGPDGRLLRGYSQDAYDGADYIALNEDLRSWTAADAAAQITKGKWEAAGAAEHHRNYLEGRCVEWLLKYLETGKDTLQRADPPKTHVTHHPTSDREVTLRCWALGFYPEEISLTWQRDGEDQTQDMELVETRPSGDGTFQKWAALVVPSGEEQRYTCHVQHEGLQEPLTLRWGEKGGSYTQAANSDSAQGSDVSLTDPKV, encoded by the exons ATGGCGTCGCGAACCCTCCTTCTGCTCCTCACGGGGGCCCTGGCTCTGACCGAGACCTGGGCGG gctcCCACTCCCTGAGGTATTTCAACACCGCGGTGTCCCGGCCCGGCCGCGGGGAGCCCCGCTTCATCGCCGTCGGCTACGTGGACGACACGCAGTTCGTGCGGTTCGACAGCGACGCCCCGAATCCGAGGATGGAGCCGCGGGCGCCGTGGGTGGAGCAGGAGGGGCCGGAGTACTGGGATCGGGAGACGCGGGGCTGCAAGGAAAACGCACAGACTTACCGAGCGGGCCTGGACACCCTGCGCGGCTACTACAACCAGAGCAAGGCCG GGTCTCACACCCTCCAGTGGATGTACGGCTGCGACGTGGGGCCGGACGGTCGCCTCCTCCGCGGGTACAGCCAGGACGCCTACGACGGCGCCGATTACATCGCCCTGAACGAGGACCTGCGCTCCTGGACCGCGGCCGACGCGGCGGCTCAGATCACCAAGGGCAAGTGGGAGGCGGCCGGTGCTGCGGAGCACCACAGGAACTACCTGGAGGGCAGGTGTGTGGAGTGGCTCCTCAAATACCTGGAGACCGGGAAGGACACGCTGCAGCGCGCAG ACCCTCCAAAGACACACGTGACCCACCACCCCACCTCTGACCGTGAGGTCACCCTGaggtgctgggccctgggcttcTACCCTGAGGAGATCTCACTGACCTGGCAGCGTGATGGGGAGGATCAGACCCAGGACATGGAGCTTGTGGAGACCAGGCCTTCAGGGGACGGAACCTTCCAGAAGTGGGCGGCCCTGGTGGTGCCTTCTGGAGAGGAGCAGAGATACACGTGCCATGTGCAGCACGAGGGGCTTCAGGAGCCCCTCACCCTGAGATGGG GTGAAAAAGGAGGGAGCTACACTCAGGCTGCAA ACAGTGACAGTGCTCAGGGCTCTGATGTGTCTCTCACGGATCCTAAAG TGTGA
- the LOC137231778 gene encoding saoe class I histocompatibility antigen, A alpha chain-like isoform X5, which produces MASRTLLLLLTGALALTETWAGSHSLRYFNTAVSRPGRGEPRFIAVGYVDDTQFVRFDSDAPNPRMEPRAPWVEQEGPEYWDRETRGCKENAQTYRAGLDTLRGYYNQSKAGSHTLQWMYGCDVGPDGRLLRGYSQDAYDGADYIALNEDLRSWTAADAAAQITKGKWEAAGAAEHHRNYLEGRCVEWLLKYLETGKDTLQRADPPKTHVTHHPTSDREVTLRCWALGFYPEEISLTWQRDGEDQTQDMELVETRPSGDGTFQKWAALVVPSGEEQRYTCHVQHEGLQEPLTLRWGEKGGSYTQAAM; this is translated from the exons ATGGCGTCGCGAACCCTCCTTCTGCTCCTCACGGGGGCCCTGGCTCTGACCGAGACCTGGGCGG gctcCCACTCCCTGAGGTATTTCAACACCGCGGTGTCCCGGCCCGGCCGCGGGGAGCCCCGCTTCATCGCCGTCGGCTACGTGGACGACACGCAGTTCGTGCGGTTCGACAGCGACGCCCCGAATCCGAGGATGGAGCCGCGGGCGCCGTGGGTGGAGCAGGAGGGGCCGGAGTACTGGGATCGGGAGACGCGGGGCTGCAAGGAAAACGCACAGACTTACCGAGCGGGCCTGGACACCCTGCGCGGCTACTACAACCAGAGCAAGGCCG GGTCTCACACCCTCCAGTGGATGTACGGCTGCGACGTGGGGCCGGACGGTCGCCTCCTCCGCGGGTACAGCCAGGACGCCTACGACGGCGCCGATTACATCGCCCTGAACGAGGACCTGCGCTCCTGGACCGCGGCCGACGCGGCGGCTCAGATCACCAAGGGCAAGTGGGAGGCGGCCGGTGCTGCGGAGCACCACAGGAACTACCTGGAGGGCAGGTGTGTGGAGTGGCTCCTCAAATACCTGGAGACCGGGAAGGACACGCTGCAGCGCGCAG ACCCTCCAAAGACACACGTGACCCACCACCCCACCTCTGACCGTGAGGTCACCCTGaggtgctgggccctgggcttcTACCCTGAGGAGATCTCACTGACCTGGCAGCGTGATGGGGAGGATCAGACCCAGGACATGGAGCTTGTGGAGACCAGGCCTTCAGGGGACGGAACCTTCCAGAAGTGGGCGGCCCTGGTGGTGCCTTCTGGAGAGGAGCAGAGATACACGTGCCATGTGCAGCACGAGGGGCTTCAGGAGCCCCTCACCCTGAGATGGG GTGAAAAAGGAGGGAGCTACACTCAGGCTGCAA TGTGA